In Mytilus edulis chromosome 6, xbMytEdul2.2, whole genome shotgun sequence, the following proteins share a genomic window:
- the LOC139527328 gene encoding SEC14-like protein 2 isoform X4 — protein MSGFVGDLSEKQSTALQKFRESVKDVLEPEHDDHYLLRWLRARNFDLKKSEDMLRKHLIWRKEEDIDNILRQNTPDVIENYYPGGHCGFDKDGSPVWIDPIGNIDPKGLLRSAKKKDVIYKEIKNAEYVQQLMKLQTKKLGKRVDQIIIIYDLENFGMKHLWKPGMDTVVKFLEMFEDNYPEALKIAFIINAPRFFPVVYKLIRPILSEDTVNKIRIFGTNYKSELLKCIDADQLPVYWGGSLTDKDGDPKCSSKITLGGEIPKEYYLKIASEEMENFTTVNVKRGSSLQVDVDVKTAGSCIRWQFTTEGYDLGFGVYKKTKDEKQHAGKMIPVVHSERVDSHLVPEDGSVAVKEAGAYVVRFDNTYSYIRSKTISYLIEVLEPEVEEVNAHTYDKTNAKGDKSDLCIDSTLDVGEGDPETKGADGQSTGM, from the exons ATGAGTGGTTTTGTGGGTGATCTAAGTGAAAAGCAAAGTACAGCACTTCAAAAG TTCAGAGAAAGTGTGAAAGACGTACTGGAACCTGAGCATGACGACCACTACCTCTTACGATGGCTTCGGG cCAGAAATTTTGACCTCAAGAAATCAGAAGATATGCTCAGAAAG CACCTGATATGGAGGAAGGAAGAAGATATAGACAATATATTGAGACAAAATACTCCTGATGTTATCGAGAATTATTACCCAGGTGGCCATTGTGGATTTGACAAAGATGGAAGCCCAGTTTGGATAGACCCCATCGGAAATATAGACCCAAAAG GATTATTGAGGTCAGCTAAGAAGAAAGATGTCatctataaagaaataaaaaatgctGAATATGTGCAGCAGCTTATGAAACTTCAGACTAAAAAG CTTGGGAAGAGAGTTGACCAGATAATTATAATATATGACCTTGAAAACTTTGGCATGAAACATCTGTGGAAACCTG GAATGGACACAGTGGTTAAATTTCTAGAAATGTTTGAAGACAATTATCCAGAAGCACTGAAGATTGCCTTTATTATAAATG CGCCAAGATTTTTTCCTGTTGTTTATAAATTGATACGACCAATCCTCTCAGAGGATACTGTTAACAAGATTAGAATATTTGGCA CTAACTACAAAAGTGAGTTATTAAAGTGTATAGATGCTGACCAGTTGCCTGTTTACTGGGGTGGATCGTTGACTGATAAAGATGGAGATCCTAAATGTTCTTCTAAG aTAACTCTTGGAGGAGAGATACCTAAGGAATATTATTTAAAGATAGCCTCAGAAGAAATGGAGAACTTTACTACAGTTAATGTTAAACGAGGGTCTTCTCTACAGGTGGATGTTGATGTGAAAACAGCAGGAAGCTGTATAAG ATGGCAGTTTACGACAGAAGGGTATGATTTAGGATTTGGAGTGTATAAGAAAACAAAGGATGAGAAACAGCATGCTGGTAAGATGATACCTGTGGTCCATTCAGAGAGAGTCGACAGCCATCTTGTTCCAGAAGATGGTAGTGTAGCTGTTAAAGAAGCTGGGGCTT ACGTGGTACGTTTTGACAACACATACAGTTACATTAGAAGTAAAACCATCAGTTATCTAATAGAGGTTCTAGAACCAGAGGTAGAGGAGGTCAATGCACACACCTACGATAAAACCAATGCCAAGGGAGATAAGTCAGATTTATGTATTGACAGTACCTTAGATGTAGGTGAAGGTGACCCTGAGACAAAGGGAGCAGACGGACAGTCTACTGGTATGTGA
- the LOC139527328 gene encoding SEC14-like protein 2 isoform X2, with translation MPQWISDCCMSSIVQQCSSSTYSLDKRCRFQKFRESVKDVLEPEHDDHYLLRWLRARNFDLKKSEDMLRKHLIWRKEEDIDNILRQNTPDVIENYYPGGHCGFDKDGSPVWIDPIGNIDPKGLLRSAKKKDVIYKEIKNAEYVQQLMKLQTKKLGKRVDQIIIIYDLENFGMKHLWKPGMDTVVKFLEMFEDNYPEALKIAFIINAPRFFPVVYKLIRPILSEDTVNKIRIFGTNYKSELLKCIDADQLPVYWGGSLTDKDGDPKCSSKITLGGEIPKEYYLKIASEEMENFTTVNVKRGSSLQVDVDVKTAGSCIRWQFTTEGYDLGFGVYKKTKDEKQHAGKMIPVVHSERVDSHLVPEDGSVAVKEAGAYVVRFDNTYSYIRSKTISYLIEVLEPEVEEVNAHTYDKTNAKGDKSDLCIDSTLDVGEGDPETKGADGQSTGM, from the exons atgccacaatggataAGTGATTGCTGTATGTCGTCAATAGTTCAACAGTGTTCCAGCAGCACATATTCTCTGGATAAGCGGTGCAGATTTCAAAAG TTCAGAGAAAGTGTGAAAGACGTACTGGAACCTGAGCATGACGACCACTACCTCTTACGATGGCTTCGGG cCAGAAATTTTGACCTCAAGAAATCAGAAGATATGCTCAGAAAG CACCTGATATGGAGGAAGGAAGAAGATATAGACAATATATTGAGACAAAATACTCCTGATGTTATCGAGAATTATTACCCAGGTGGCCATTGTGGATTTGACAAAGATGGAAGCCCAGTTTGGATAGACCCCATCGGAAATATAGACCCAAAAG GATTATTGAGGTCAGCTAAGAAGAAAGATGTCatctataaagaaataaaaaatgctGAATATGTGCAGCAGCTTATGAAACTTCAGACTAAAAAG CTTGGGAAGAGAGTTGACCAGATAATTATAATATATGACCTTGAAAACTTTGGCATGAAACATCTGTGGAAACCTG GAATGGACACAGTGGTTAAATTTCTAGAAATGTTTGAAGACAATTATCCAGAAGCACTGAAGATTGCCTTTATTATAAATG CGCCAAGATTTTTTCCTGTTGTTTATAAATTGATACGACCAATCCTCTCAGAGGATACTGTTAACAAGATTAGAATATTTGGCA CTAACTACAAAAGTGAGTTATTAAAGTGTATAGATGCTGACCAGTTGCCTGTTTACTGGGGTGGATCGTTGACTGATAAAGATGGAGATCCTAAATGTTCTTCTAAG aTAACTCTTGGAGGAGAGATACCTAAGGAATATTATTTAAAGATAGCCTCAGAAGAAATGGAGAACTTTACTACAGTTAATGTTAAACGAGGGTCTTCTCTACAGGTGGATGTTGATGTGAAAACAGCAGGAAGCTGTATAAG ATGGCAGTTTACGACAGAAGGGTATGATTTAGGATTTGGAGTGTATAAGAAAACAAAGGATGAGAAACAGCATGCTGGTAAGATGATACCTGTGGTCCATTCAGAGAGAGTCGACAGCCATCTTGTTCCAGAAGATGGTAGTGTAGCTGTTAAAGAAGCTGGGGCTT ACGTGGTACGTTTTGACAACACATACAGTTACATTAGAAGTAAAACCATCAGTTATCTAATAGAGGTTCTAGAACCAGAGGTAGAGGAGGTCAATGCACACACCTACGATAAAACCAATGCCAAGGGAGATAAGTCAGATTTATGTATTGACAGTACCTTAGATGTAGGTGAAGGTGACCCTGAGACAAAGGGAGCAGACGGACAGTCTACTGGTATGTGA
- the LOC139527328 gene encoding SEC14-like protein 2 isoform X5 has product MLDFRESVKDVLEPEHDDHYLLRWLRARNFDLKKSEDMLRKHLIWRKEEDIDNILRQNTPDVIENYYPGGHCGFDKDGSPVWIDPIGNIDPKGLLRSAKKKDVIYKEIKNAEYVQQLMKLQTKKLGKRVDQIIIIYDLENFGMKHLWKPGMDTVVKFLEMFEDNYPEALKIAFIINAPRFFPVVYKLIRPILSEDTVNKIRIFGTNYKSELLKCIDADQLPVYWGGSLTDKDGDPKCSSKITLGGEIPKEYYLKIASEEMENFTTVNVKRGSSLQVDVDVKTAGSCIRWQFTTEGYDLGFGVYKKTKDEKQHAGKMIPVVHSERVDSHLVPEDGSVAVKEAGAYVVRFDNTYSYIRSKTISYLIEVLEPEVEEVNAHTYDKTNAKGDKSDLCIDSTLDVGEGDPETKGADGQSTGM; this is encoded by the exons ATGCTTGAC TTCAGAGAAAGTGTGAAAGACGTACTGGAACCTGAGCATGACGACCACTACCTCTTACGATGGCTTCGGG cCAGAAATTTTGACCTCAAGAAATCAGAAGATATGCTCAGAAAG CACCTGATATGGAGGAAGGAAGAAGATATAGACAATATATTGAGACAAAATACTCCTGATGTTATCGAGAATTATTACCCAGGTGGCCATTGTGGATTTGACAAAGATGGAAGCCCAGTTTGGATAGACCCCATCGGAAATATAGACCCAAAAG GATTATTGAGGTCAGCTAAGAAGAAAGATGTCatctataaagaaataaaaaatgctGAATATGTGCAGCAGCTTATGAAACTTCAGACTAAAAAG CTTGGGAAGAGAGTTGACCAGATAATTATAATATATGACCTTGAAAACTTTGGCATGAAACATCTGTGGAAACCTG GAATGGACACAGTGGTTAAATTTCTAGAAATGTTTGAAGACAATTATCCAGAAGCACTGAAGATTGCCTTTATTATAAATG CGCCAAGATTTTTTCCTGTTGTTTATAAATTGATACGACCAATCCTCTCAGAGGATACTGTTAACAAGATTAGAATATTTGGCA CTAACTACAAAAGTGAGTTATTAAAGTGTATAGATGCTGACCAGTTGCCTGTTTACTGGGGTGGATCGTTGACTGATAAAGATGGAGATCCTAAATGTTCTTCTAAG aTAACTCTTGGAGGAGAGATACCTAAGGAATATTATTTAAAGATAGCCTCAGAAGAAATGGAGAACTTTACTACAGTTAATGTTAAACGAGGGTCTTCTCTACAGGTGGATGTTGATGTGAAAACAGCAGGAAGCTGTATAAG ATGGCAGTTTACGACAGAAGGGTATGATTTAGGATTTGGAGTGTATAAGAAAACAAAGGATGAGAAACAGCATGCTGGTAAGATGATACCTGTGGTCCATTCAGAGAGAGTCGACAGCCATCTTGTTCCAGAAGATGGTAGTGTAGCTGTTAAAGAAGCTGGGGCTT ACGTGGTACGTTTTGACAACACATACAGTTACATTAGAAGTAAAACCATCAGTTATCTAATAGAGGTTCTAGAACCAGAGGTAGAGGAGGTCAATGCACACACCTACGATAAAACCAATGCCAAGGGAGATAAGTCAGATTTATGTATTGACAGTACCTTAGATGTAGGTGAAGGTGACCCTGAGACAAAGGGAGCAGACGGACAGTCTACTGGTATGTGA
- the LOC139527328 gene encoding SEC14-like protein 2 isoform X3, translated as MILKTASCFVILEIEYLKKIYSVVGWIIHTCICKNNINIVICIVGNFIKMYSTNLCYQTTGYHFNIADYTDCILQFRESVKDVLEPEHDDHYLLRWLRARNFDLKKSEDMLRKHLIWRKEEDIDNILRQNTPDVIENYYPGGHCGFDKDGSPVWIDPIGNIDPKGLLRSAKKKDVIYKEIKNAEYVQQLMKLQTKKLGKRVDQIIIIYDLENFGMKHLWKPGMDTVVKFLEMFEDNYPEALKIAFIINAPRFFPVVYKLIRPILSEDTVNKIRIFGTNYKSELLKCIDADQLPVYWGGSLTDKDGDPKCSSKITLGGEIPKEYYLKIASEEMENFTTVNVKRGSSLQVDVDVKTAGSCIRWQFTTEGYDLGFGVYKKTKDEKQHAGKMIPVVHSERVDSHLVPEDGSVAVKEAGAYVVRFDNTYSYIRSKTISYLIEVLEPEVEEVNAHTYDKTNAKGDKSDLCIDSTLDVGEGDPETKGADGQSTGM; from the exons ATGATTCTAAAAACAGCATCCTGTTTTGTCATCCTGGAaattgaatatctaaaaaaaatttatAGTGTTGTTGGATGgatcatacatacatgtatatgtaaaaataacattaacattGTAATTTGtattgttggaaatttcataAAGATGTACTCGACTAATTTGTGTTATCAGACAACTGGTTACCATTTTAACATTGCCGATTATACTGATTGTATTTTACAGTTCAGAGAAAGTGTGAAAGACGTACTGGAACCTGAGCATGACGACCACTACCTCTTACGATGGCTTCGGG cCAGAAATTTTGACCTCAAGAAATCAGAAGATATGCTCAGAAAG CACCTGATATGGAGGAAGGAAGAAGATATAGACAATATATTGAGACAAAATACTCCTGATGTTATCGAGAATTATTACCCAGGTGGCCATTGTGGATTTGACAAAGATGGAAGCCCAGTTTGGATAGACCCCATCGGAAATATAGACCCAAAAG GATTATTGAGGTCAGCTAAGAAGAAAGATGTCatctataaagaaataaaaaatgctGAATATGTGCAGCAGCTTATGAAACTTCAGACTAAAAAG CTTGGGAAGAGAGTTGACCAGATAATTATAATATATGACCTTGAAAACTTTGGCATGAAACATCTGTGGAAACCTG GAATGGACACAGTGGTTAAATTTCTAGAAATGTTTGAAGACAATTATCCAGAAGCACTGAAGATTGCCTTTATTATAAATG CGCCAAGATTTTTTCCTGTTGTTTATAAATTGATACGACCAATCCTCTCAGAGGATACTGTTAACAAGATTAGAATATTTGGCA CTAACTACAAAAGTGAGTTATTAAAGTGTATAGATGCTGACCAGTTGCCTGTTTACTGGGGTGGATCGTTGACTGATAAAGATGGAGATCCTAAATGTTCTTCTAAG aTAACTCTTGGAGGAGAGATACCTAAGGAATATTATTTAAAGATAGCCTCAGAAGAAATGGAGAACTTTACTACAGTTAATGTTAAACGAGGGTCTTCTCTACAGGTGGATGTTGATGTGAAAACAGCAGGAAGCTGTATAAG ATGGCAGTTTACGACAGAAGGGTATGATTTAGGATTTGGAGTGTATAAGAAAACAAAGGATGAGAAACAGCATGCTGGTAAGATGATACCTGTGGTCCATTCAGAGAGAGTCGACAGCCATCTTGTTCCAGAAGATGGTAGTGTAGCTGTTAAAGAAGCTGGGGCTT ACGTGGTACGTTTTGACAACACATACAGTTACATTAGAAGTAAAACCATCAGTTATCTAATAGAGGTTCTAGAACCAGAGGTAGAGGAGGTCAATGCACACACCTACGATAAAACCAATGCCAAGGGAGATAAGTCAGATTTATGTATTGACAGTACCTTAGATGTAGGTGAAGGTGACCCTGAGACAAAGGGAGCAGACGGACAGTCTACTGGTATGTGA
- the LOC139527328 gene encoding SEC14-like protein 2 isoform X6, whose translation MLRKHLIWRKEEDIDNILRQNTPDVIENYYPGGHCGFDKDGSPVWIDPIGNIDPKGLLRSAKKKDVIYKEIKNAEYVQQLMKLQTKKLGKRVDQIIIIYDLENFGMKHLWKPGMDTVVKFLEMFEDNYPEALKIAFIINAPRFFPVVYKLIRPILSEDTVNKIRIFGTNYKSELLKCIDADQLPVYWGGSLTDKDGDPKCSSKITLGGEIPKEYYLKIASEEMENFTTVNVKRGSSLQVDVDVKTAGSCIRWQFTTEGYDLGFGVYKKTKDEKQHAGKMIPVVHSERVDSHLVPEDGSVAVKEAGAYVVRFDNTYSYIRSKTISYLIEVLEPEVEEVNAHTYDKTNAKGDKSDLCIDSTLDVGEGDPETKGADGQSTGM comes from the exons ATGCTCAGAAAG CACCTGATATGGAGGAAGGAAGAAGATATAGACAATATATTGAGACAAAATACTCCTGATGTTATCGAGAATTATTACCCAGGTGGCCATTGTGGATTTGACAAAGATGGAAGCCCAGTTTGGATAGACCCCATCGGAAATATAGACCCAAAAG GATTATTGAGGTCAGCTAAGAAGAAAGATGTCatctataaagaaataaaaaatgctGAATATGTGCAGCAGCTTATGAAACTTCAGACTAAAAAG CTTGGGAAGAGAGTTGACCAGATAATTATAATATATGACCTTGAAAACTTTGGCATGAAACATCTGTGGAAACCTG GAATGGACACAGTGGTTAAATTTCTAGAAATGTTTGAAGACAATTATCCAGAAGCACTGAAGATTGCCTTTATTATAAATG CGCCAAGATTTTTTCCTGTTGTTTATAAATTGATACGACCAATCCTCTCAGAGGATACTGTTAACAAGATTAGAATATTTGGCA CTAACTACAAAAGTGAGTTATTAAAGTGTATAGATGCTGACCAGTTGCCTGTTTACTGGGGTGGATCGTTGACTGATAAAGATGGAGATCCTAAATGTTCTTCTAAG aTAACTCTTGGAGGAGAGATACCTAAGGAATATTATTTAAAGATAGCCTCAGAAGAAATGGAGAACTTTACTACAGTTAATGTTAAACGAGGGTCTTCTCTACAGGTGGATGTTGATGTGAAAACAGCAGGAAGCTGTATAAG ATGGCAGTTTACGACAGAAGGGTATGATTTAGGATTTGGAGTGTATAAGAAAACAAAGGATGAGAAACAGCATGCTGGTAAGATGATACCTGTGGTCCATTCAGAGAGAGTCGACAGCCATCTTGTTCCAGAAGATGGTAGTGTAGCTGTTAAAGAAGCTGGGGCTT ACGTGGTACGTTTTGACAACACATACAGTTACATTAGAAGTAAAACCATCAGTTATCTAATAGAGGTTCTAGAACCAGAGGTAGAGGAGGTCAATGCACACACCTACGATAAAACCAATGCCAAGGGAGATAAGTCAGATTTATGTATTGACAGTACCTTAGATGTAGGTGAAGGTGACCCTGAGACAAAGGGAGCAGACGGACAGTCTACTGGTATGTGA
- the LOC139527328 gene encoding SEC14-like protein 2 isoform X7: MSGFVGDLSEKQSTALQKFRESVKDVLEPEHDDHYLLRWLRARNFDLKKSEDMLRKHLIWRKEEDIDNILRQNTPDVIENYYPGGHCGFDKDGSPVWIDPIGNIDPKGLLRSAKKKDVIYKEIKNAEYVQQLMKLQTKKLGKRVDQIIIIYDLENFGMKHLWKPGIDAVIQFLLIFEDNFPEHLKTCFVINAPRFFPVVYKLIRPILSEDTVNKIRIFGTNYKSELLKCIDADQLPVYWGGSLTDKDGDPKCSSKITLGGEIPKEYYLKIASEEMENFTTVNVKRGSSLQVDVDVKTAGSCIRWQFTTEGYDLGFGVYKKTKDEKQHAGKMIPVVHSERVDSHLVPEDGSVAVKEAGAYVVRFDNTYSYIRSKTISYLIEVLEPEVEEVNAHTYDKTNAKGDKSDLCIDSTLDVGEGDPETKGADGQSTGM; the protein is encoded by the exons ATGAGTGGTTTTGTGGGTGATCTAAGTGAAAAGCAAAGTACAGCACTTCAAAAG TTCAGAGAAAGTGTGAAAGACGTACTGGAACCTGAGCATGACGACCACTACCTCTTACGATGGCTTCGGG cCAGAAATTTTGACCTCAAGAAATCAGAAGATATGCTCAGAAAG CACCTGATATGGAGGAAGGAAGAAGATATAGACAATATATTGAGACAAAATACTCCTGATGTTATCGAGAATTATTACCCAGGTGGCCATTGTGGATTTGACAAAGATGGAAGCCCAGTTTGGATAGACCCCATCGGAAATATAGACCCAAAAG GATTATTGAGGTCAGCTAAGAAGAAAGATGTCatctataaagaaataaaaaatgctGAATATGTGCAGCAGCTTATGAAACTTCAGACTAAAAAG CTTGGGAAGAGAGTTGACCAGATAATTATAATATATGACCTTGAAAACTTTGGCATGAAACATCTGTGGAAACCTG GTATTGACGCTGTGATCCAATTTCTACTAATATTTGAGGATAATTTCCCAGAACACCTCAAGACTTGCTTTGTAATCAATG CGCCAAGATTTTTTCCTGTTGTTTATAAATTGATACGACCAATCCTCTCAGAGGATACTGTTAACAAGATTAGAATATTTGGCA CTAACTACAAAAGTGAGTTATTAAAGTGTATAGATGCTGACCAGTTGCCTGTTTACTGGGGTGGATCGTTGACTGATAAAGATGGAGATCCTAAATGTTCTTCTAAG aTAACTCTTGGAGGAGAGATACCTAAGGAATATTATTTAAAGATAGCCTCAGAAGAAATGGAGAACTTTACTACAGTTAATGTTAAACGAGGGTCTTCTCTACAGGTGGATGTTGATGTGAAAACAGCAGGAAGCTGTATAAG ATGGCAGTTTACGACAGAAGGGTATGATTTAGGATTTGGAGTGTATAAGAAAACAAAGGATGAGAAACAGCATGCTGGTAAGATGATACCTGTGGTCCATTCAGAGAGAGTCGACAGCCATCTTGTTCCAGAAGATGGTAGTGTAGCTGTTAAAGAAGCTGGGGCTT ACGTGGTACGTTTTGACAACACATACAGTTACATTAGAAGTAAAACCATCAGTTATCTAATAGAGGTTCTAGAACCAGAGGTAGAGGAGGTCAATGCACACACCTACGATAAAACCAATGCCAAGGGAGATAAGTCAGATTTATGTATTGACAGTACCTTAGATGTAGGTGAAGGTGACCCTGAGACAAAGGGAGCAGACGGACAGTCTACTGGTATGTGA
- the LOC139527328 gene encoding SEC14-like protein 2 isoform X1, whose amino-acid sequence MILKTASCFVILEIEYLKKIYSVVGWIIHTCICKNNINIVICIVGNFIKMYSTNLCYQTTGYHFNIADYTDCILQFRESVKDVLEPEHDDHYLLRWLRARNFDLKKSEDMLRKHLIWRKEEDIDNILRQNTPDVIENYYPGGHCGFDKDGSPVWIDPIGNIDPKGLLRSAKKKDVIYKEIKNAEYVQQLMKLQTKKLGKRVDQIIIIYDLENFGMKHLWKPGIDAVIQFLLIFEDNFPEHLKTCFVINAPRFFPVVYKLIRPILSEDTVNKIRIFGTNYKSELLKCIDADQLPVYWGGSLTDKDGDPKCSSKITLGGEIPKEYYLKIASEEMENFTTVNVKRGSSLQVDVDVKTAGSCIRWQFTTEGYDLGFGVYKKTKDEKQHAGKMIPVVHSERVDSHLVPEDGSVAVKEAGAYVVRFDNTYSYIRSKTISYLIEVLEPEVEEVNAHTYDKTNAKGDKSDLCIDSTLDVGEGDPETKGADGQSTGM is encoded by the exons ATGATTCTAAAAACAGCATCCTGTTTTGTCATCCTGGAaattgaatatctaaaaaaaatttatAGTGTTGTTGGATGgatcatacatacatgtatatgtaaaaataacattaacattGTAATTTGtattgttggaaatttcataAAGATGTACTCGACTAATTTGTGTTATCAGACAACTGGTTACCATTTTAACATTGCCGATTATACTGATTGTATTTTACAGTTCAGAGAAAGTGTGAAAGACGTACTGGAACCTGAGCATGACGACCACTACCTCTTACGATGGCTTCGGG cCAGAAATTTTGACCTCAAGAAATCAGAAGATATGCTCAGAAAG CACCTGATATGGAGGAAGGAAGAAGATATAGACAATATATTGAGACAAAATACTCCTGATGTTATCGAGAATTATTACCCAGGTGGCCATTGTGGATTTGACAAAGATGGAAGCCCAGTTTGGATAGACCCCATCGGAAATATAGACCCAAAAG GATTATTGAGGTCAGCTAAGAAGAAAGATGTCatctataaagaaataaaaaatgctGAATATGTGCAGCAGCTTATGAAACTTCAGACTAAAAAG CTTGGGAAGAGAGTTGACCAGATAATTATAATATATGACCTTGAAAACTTTGGCATGAAACATCTGTGGAAACCTG GTATTGACGCTGTGATCCAATTTCTACTAATATTTGAGGATAATTTCCCAGAACACCTCAAGACTTGCTTTGTAATCAATG CGCCAAGATTTTTTCCTGTTGTTTATAAATTGATACGACCAATCCTCTCAGAGGATACTGTTAACAAGATTAGAATATTTGGCA CTAACTACAAAAGTGAGTTATTAAAGTGTATAGATGCTGACCAGTTGCCTGTTTACTGGGGTGGATCGTTGACTGATAAAGATGGAGATCCTAAATGTTCTTCTAAG aTAACTCTTGGAGGAGAGATACCTAAGGAATATTATTTAAAGATAGCCTCAGAAGAAATGGAGAACTTTACTACAGTTAATGTTAAACGAGGGTCTTCTCTACAGGTGGATGTTGATGTGAAAACAGCAGGAAGCTGTATAAG ATGGCAGTTTACGACAGAAGGGTATGATTTAGGATTTGGAGTGTATAAGAAAACAAAGGATGAGAAACAGCATGCTGGTAAGATGATACCTGTGGTCCATTCAGAGAGAGTCGACAGCCATCTTGTTCCAGAAGATGGTAGTGTAGCTGTTAAAGAAGCTGGGGCTT ACGTGGTACGTTTTGACAACACATACAGTTACATTAGAAGTAAAACCATCAGTTATCTAATAGAGGTTCTAGAACCAGAGGTAGAGGAGGTCAATGCACACACCTACGATAAAACCAATGCCAAGGGAGATAAGTCAGATTTATGTATTGACAGTACCTTAGATGTAGGTGAAGGTGACCCTGAGACAAAGGGAGCAGACGGACAGTCTACTGGTATGTGA